In the genome of Algiphilus sp., one region contains:
- a CDS encoding phage integrase Arm DNA-binding domain-containing protein: protein MGRARARGRRGWPDGLYERRRGDRVYYYFRVPGGSKEVPLGRDLQAAKQAVALYLSRSAGDPVSAALSRIEQPASTVAKHFGWFRREALPERRTKRGGPLADKTLYEYGLMLDHAIERLGPDRSIADVDRRAVAELLEAYPPRMSNRYRGLLGQVFRHAVARGLRSDNPVDATIERVESITRQRLTRDAFDAIRDAAAPWLQRAMDLSLWSLQRREDVVLLTASAWAGGQLSVRQRKVEGYGTGLLRITPGRNLKAAIIACLNSPERGDCPYLLHWTPRKRRPAAWRTHERQLAPEALTREFGRLRDALGVCDHLVPAARPTWHEIRALGGDLYREELGWSDEQVQALMGHASVEMTRAYLDRHGERWQEVYAG, encoded by the coding sequence ATGGGACGAGCGCGCGCGAGGGGGCGGCGGGGGTGGCCAGACGGACTCTATGAGCGCCGACGCGGTGATCGCGTCTACTACTATTTCCGGGTGCCGGGTGGGTCGAAAGAGGTGCCGCTCGGGCGGGATCTGCAGGCGGCGAAACAGGCGGTCGCGCTCTATCTGAGCCGGTCTGCTGGTGACCCGGTGTCGGCTGCGCTGTCGCGGATAGAGCAGCCGGCGTCGACGGTCGCCAAGCACTTCGGGTGGTTCCGGCGCGAGGCGCTGCCGGAGCGGCGGACGAAGCGCGGCGGGCCGCTGGCTGACAAGACGCTCTATGAGTACGGGCTGATGCTGGATCACGCCATCGAGCGCTTGGGCCCCGATCGCAGCATTGCGGATGTCGATCGGCGGGCGGTGGCGGAGCTGCTCGAGGCGTACCCGCCGCGGATGAGCAACCGATACCGGGGCCTGCTCGGGCAAGTGTTCCGCCACGCGGTGGCGCGCGGGCTGCGGTCGGATAACCCGGTCGATGCCACAATAGAGAGGGTCGAGTCGATCACGCGGCAGCGGCTGACGCGCGATGCGTTCGACGCCATCCGCGATGCGGCCGCGCCCTGGCTGCAGCGGGCGATGGACCTGTCTCTGTGGTCGTTGCAGCGGCGCGAGGATGTCGTGCTTTTGACCGCATCGGCATGGGCTGGTGGCCAGTTGTCGGTTCGGCAGAGAAAAGTCGAGGGCTACGGCACGGGCTTGCTGCGAATCACGCCAGGGCGGAACCTCAAGGCGGCGATCATCGCGTGTCTGAACAGCCCGGAGCGGGGCGACTGCCCGTATCTGCTCCACTGGACCCCGCGCAAGCGAAGGCCCGCGGCTTGGCGGACGCATGAGCGCCAGTTAGCGCCGGAGGCGTTGACGCGAGAGTTCGGCCGGCTGCGCGACGCGCTCGGGGTGTGCGATCACCTGGTGCCGGCGGCGCGTCCGACGTGGCACGAGATCCGCGCGCTCGGTGGTGATCTTTACCGAGAAGAACTGGGATGGTCAGATGAGCAGGTGCAGGCGCTCATGGGGCATGCCTCGGTGGAGATGACGCGCGCCTATCTCGACCGGCATGGGGAGCGCTGGCAGGAAGTTTATGCGGGGTGA